The following coding sequences lie in one uncultured Mailhella sp. genomic window:
- the cynS gene encoding cyanase, with product MERSQATKLIKEAKLSKHLSWEEIATHVGGHPVWVTSALLGQNSMTAEQAAKAVEILGLPAEVAEALQECPMKGTDTIVPTDPLIYRFYEIMQVYGGTIKEVIHEKFGDGIMSAIDFTMDIQKEENPHGDRVVVTLNGKFLPYKKW from the coding sequence ATGGAACGCAGCCAAGCTACGAAGCTGATAAAGGAAGCCAAACTCAGCAAGCATCTTTCCTGGGAAGAAATTGCCACTCATGTGGGCGGACATCCGGTATGGGTTACTTCCGCGCTGCTGGGGCAGAACAGCATGACGGCGGAACAGGCGGCAAAGGCCGTGGAGATTCTGGGACTTCCTGCGGAAGTGGCGGAAGCCCTGCAGGAGTGCCCCATGAAGGGAACGGACACCATCGTGCCCACCGATCCGCTCATCTACCGCTTCTATGAAATCATGCAGGTGTACGGCGGAACCATCAAGGAAGTCATTCATGAGAAGTTCGGCGACGGCATCATGAGCGCCATCGACTTCACCATGGACATCCAGAAGGAAGAAAATCCCCACGGCGACCGCGTAGTGGTGACGCTGAACGGCAAGTTCCTTCCCTACAAGAAGTGGTAA
- a CDS encoding CmpA/NrtA family ABC transporter substrate-binding protein — protein sequence MSQHHAGPASLADPFSSTTRLAHDHAAVSPSSPVDGESAMLRAVESSVVRKIFGGNDVSRRSFMKMLGASSAMAVISSIFPLDAAKAMALDAIGPIEKKDVKIGFMPLTCGTPIVMAHPMGFYKKYGLTEAQPYKASGWAMIRDWAVSGQTDYTQMLAPMPIAMTLGLGSPKMPFLTPALENVNGQAITLRMDHKGVKSAKDMKGFVFAVPFDYSMHNLLLRYYLAEGGVNPDTEVQIRILPPPEMVANLKAGNIDGFLSPDPFNQRAVYEKAGYIFMLTRDIWPGHPCCAFTSSKKFAEEAPNTFKAIFRAIIDATMFSSDPANRKDIAKAIAPRNYLNQPVEVVEQVLTGEFPDGLGNMCHVPERINFDPFPWDSMAVWILSQLKRWGYLKGDVDYRGIAEQVFLAADCASVMKEMGFTPPTSAYKKHVVMGKVFDPDKPEEYIKSFAIRKA from the coding sequence ATGTCTCAGCATCATGCCGGGCCGGCCAGTCTGGCCGATCCGTTCAGCTCCACCACTCGACTGGCCCATGATCATGCGGCCGTGTCCCCTTCGTCCCCCGTCGACGGCGAATCCGCCATGCTGCGCGCCGTGGAATCCTCCGTGGTCCGCAAGATATTCGGCGGCAACGACGTCAGCCGACGCTCATTCATGAAAATGCTCGGGGCGTCTTCGGCCATGGCCGTCATCAGCAGCATTTTTCCTCTGGACGCCGCCAAGGCCATGGCTCTTGATGCCATAGGCCCCATTGAAAAGAAGGATGTGAAGATAGGCTTCATGCCGCTCACCTGCGGCACGCCCATTGTTATGGCGCATCCCATGGGATTTTATAAGAAATATGGCCTTACGGAAGCGCAGCCCTACAAGGCTTCCGGCTGGGCCATGATACGCGACTGGGCGGTTTCCGGTCAGACGGACTATACCCAGATGCTCGCCCCCATGCCCATTGCCATGACGCTCGGCCTGGGCTCGCCCAAAATGCCTTTCCTCACTCCCGCTCTGGAAAACGTGAACGGACAGGCCATTACCCTGCGCATGGATCACAAGGGCGTGAAGTCCGCCAAGGACATGAAGGGCTTCGTGTTTGCCGTTCCCTTCGACTATTCCATGCACAATCTGCTGCTTCGCTACTATCTGGCCGAAGGCGGCGTGAACCCCGACACGGAAGTGCAGATCCGCATTCTGCCTCCGCCGGAAATGGTGGCCAACCTCAAGGCGGGCAACATCGACGGATTCCTGTCCCCCGATCCGTTCAATCAGCGTGCCGTGTACGAGAAGGCCGGCTACATCTTCATGCTGACCCGCGACATCTGGCCCGGGCACCCCTGCTGCGCCTTCACCTCTTCCAAAAAGTTCGCGGAAGAGGCGCCCAATACGTTCAAGGCCATTTTCCGCGCCATCATCGACGCCACCATGTTCAGTTCCGATCCGGCCAACCGCAAGGACATCGCCAAGGCCATCGCTCCCCGCAACTATCTCAATCAGCCCGTGGAAGTGGTGGAACAGGTGCTTACCGGCGAGTTTCCCGACGGTCTCGGCAACATGTGTCACGTGCCCGAGCGCATCAATTTCGATCCCTTCCCGTGGGATTCCATGGCCGTGTGGATACTCAGTCAGCTCAAGCGCTGGGGCTACCTCAAGGGCGACGTGGACTATCGCGGCATAGCCGAACAGGTCTTCCTTGCCGCGGACTGCGCTTCGGTCATGAAGGAAATGGGATTCACGCCCCCGACCTCGGCGTACAAGAAGCACGTCGTCATGGGCAAGGTGTTTGATCCCGACAAACCGGAAGAATACATCAAGAGCTTTGCCATCAGAAAGGCATAG
- a CDS encoding ABC transporter permease subunit, whose amino-acid sequence MNSKSLFLCLLLAAVFLALWQLLAQGTEMPTPGEVASVSLEFLSDPFYDAGPNDKGIAILVGYSLLRLISGFVLASVVAVILGVILGRSQILFAAANPYIQILRSISPIAWMPLLLYSVRDSEMTAFFVIFMASLWPTLANTAFGVGNIRKEYLNVASILQMRPSEKFFKVILPAAGPAIVAGLKISMGSAWVALIPAEALLGSLGLGYFVWNEWNNLSLPSVIFAILTIGVVGVIVDWLFTRLARRLAYTD is encoded by the coding sequence ATGAACAGTAAATCCCTTTTTCTCTGTCTGCTGCTTGCCGCCGTTTTCCTTGCGCTGTGGCAGCTTCTGGCCCAGGGCACGGAAATGCCCACTCCCGGCGAGGTGGCGTCGGTGTCTCTGGAGTTTCTCAGCGATCCCTTCTACGACGCGGGCCCCAACGACAAGGGAATAGCCATTCTTGTGGGCTACAGTCTTCTCCGTCTGATTTCGGGCTTTGTGCTGGCAAGCGTGGTGGCCGTCATTCTGGGCGTGATTCTCGGCCGCAGTCAGATCCTGTTTGCCGCCGCCAATCCGTACATTCAGATTCTGCGCTCCATTTCGCCCATCGCGTGGATGCCGTTGCTTCTGTATTCCGTCAGAGACAGCGAAATGACGGCCTTTTTCGTCATTTTCATGGCCAGTTTGTGGCCCACGCTGGCCAACACGGCCTTCGGCGTGGGCAACATCCGCAAGGAATATCTCAACGTGGCGTCCATCCTGCAGATGCGGCCCTCGGAAAAGTTCTTCAAGGTCATTCTTCCCGCGGCCGGTCCCGCCATCGTTGCCGGACTGAAGATATCCATGGGCAGCGCGTGGGTCGCGCTCATTCCCGCCGAGGCTCTGCTCGGTTCCCTGGGACTGGGCTATTTCGTGTGGAACGAATGGAACAACCTGTCTCTGCCGAGCGTCATTTTCGCCATTCTCACCATCGGCGTCGTCGGCGTGATCGTGGACTGGCTGTTCACCAGACTCGCCAGACGCCTGGCCTACACGGACTGA
- a CDS encoding ABC transporter ATP-binding protein produces MTPLLEVDRVSKTYNVPGMKEPYCVFRDISLQIREGEFVSVIGHSGCGKSTLLNIIAGIDQADEGVILLKGREVSSPGLDRMVVFQNFALMPWMTVYQNVRLAVQAAYPHWSRSKIHERVSHYLELVNLKGAEGKYPSALSGGMKQRCGLARAFAVQPPMMLLDEPFAQIDALTRGTIQDELIRMWNDTGVTIFMVTHDVDEAILLSDRILLMSAGPFAEIREVVPIEIPRPRTRASIIEHPDYYKLRNRIIQFLSEKGASQAA; encoded by the coding sequence ATGACACCTCTTCTTGAAGTGGACCGGGTAAGCAAGACGTACAACGTTCCCGGCATGAAAGAACCCTACTGCGTGTTTCGCGACATTTCCCTGCAGATACGGGAAGGGGAATTCGTTTCCGTCATCGGGCATTCCGGCTGCGGCAAGTCCACCCTGCTCAACATCATTGCCGGCATCGACCAGGCCGATGAAGGCGTCATTCTTCTGAAGGGCAGGGAGGTGAGCAGTCCCGGACTCGACCGTATGGTGGTGTTCCAGAACTTTGCGCTCATGCCGTGGATGACCGTGTATCAGAACGTGCGCCTTGCCGTGCAGGCCGCGTATCCGCACTGGAGCCGCAGCAAGATTCACGAACGCGTGTCGCATTATCTGGAGCTCGTCAATCTGAAGGGCGCGGAGGGCAAGTATCCGTCGGCGCTCTCCGGCGGCATGAAGCAGCGCTGCGGCCTTGCCCGGGCTTTTGCCGTGCAGCCTCCCATGATGCTGCTGGACGAACCCTTTGCCCAGATCGACGCCTTGACGCGCGGCACCATTCAGGATGAGCTCATACGGATGTGGAACGATACGGGCGTGACCATCTTCATGGTGACGCACGACGTGGACGAAGCCATACTGCTTTCGGACCGCATTCTGCTCATGAGCGCCGGGCCGTTCGCGGAAATCAGAGAGGTGGTTCCCATCGAGATTCCGCGGCCGAGAACCAGGGCGTCCATCATCGAGCATCCCGACTATTACAAGCTGCGCAACCGGATCATTCAGTTTCTCAGTGAGAAGGGAGCCTCGCAGGCTGCATAG
- the hflK gene encoding FtsH protease activity modulator HflK, translating into MNWDWDKLQEKRQQQQKNGWGSAGRGNWGKGDDDRDDSQKNDNRNRQGGGSPKGGRPSFSWPKAPQIDGLPKMRWWILGALVVWMLSGIYIVQPDESGVVLRFGKYVRTENPGPHIHLPYPIETVYKPKVSQVRQTAVGYRAQSVGGVFQQGRVQAVNEESAMLTGDENIINVQFNIQYQIKPDGAVDYLFNVIQPDQVVKRAAEASMREVIGKTTLDSALTDGRVQIQNDVADLLQRILDRYQVGVQVVAVQMQDVQPPREVSDSFKDVASAREDKQRSINEAEAYRRDILPKAQGQAQEMINKAEAYKETRVREAEGEAQRFLSVLAEYEKAEDVTKKRMLYETFEDILSKPGMEKLVLPSDTGSRVLPLLPLDSWKGGDAAKGGTQK; encoded by the coding sequence ATGAACTGGGACTGGGATAAACTACAGGAAAAGCGGCAACAACAGCAGAAAAACGGCTGGGGTTCCGCGGGCAGGGGCAACTGGGGAAAAGGCGACGACGATCGCGACGATTCCCAGAAAAACGACAACCGGAACAGGCAGGGCGGAGGTTCTCCCAAGGGCGGACGTCCTTCGTTTTCATGGCCCAAGGCTCCGCAGATCGACGGTCTGCCGAAAATGCGCTGGTGGATTCTTGGCGCGCTGGTGGTCTGGATGCTTTCCGGCATCTACATCGTTCAGCCCGACGAATCCGGCGTGGTGCTTCGCTTCGGCAAGTACGTGCGCACCGAAAATCCCGGACCGCACATTCATTTGCCGTACCCCATAGAAACCGTGTACAAGCCCAAGGTTTCGCAGGTGCGTCAGACGGCCGTGGGCTATCGCGCCCAGTCCGTGGGCGGCGTGTTCCAGCAGGGACGCGTGCAGGCGGTCAACGAGGAATCGGCCATGCTCACGGGCGATGAGAACATCATCAACGTGCAGTTCAACATTCAGTATCAGATCAAGCCCGACGGCGCGGTGGATTACCTGTTCAACGTGATTCAGCCCGATCAGGTGGTCAAGCGCGCGGCCGAGGCGTCCATGCGCGAGGTCATAGGCAAGACCACGCTGGATTCCGCGCTCACCGACGGGCGAGTGCAGATTCAGAACGACGTGGCCGATCTTCTGCAGCGCATTCTTGACCGCTATCAGGTGGGCGTGCAGGTGGTGGCCGTGCAGATGCAGGACGTGCAGCCGCCCAGAGAAGTGAGCGATTCCTTCAAGGATGTGGCGAGCGCCCGCGAAGACAAGCAGCGCAGCATCAACGAGGCCGAAGCCTACCGCCGCGACATTCTGCCCAAGGCGCAGGGCCAGGCCCAGGAAATGATAAACAAGGCCGAGGCCTACAAGGAAACGCGCGTGCGCGAGGCCGAAGGCGAGGCGCAGCGCTTCCTTTCCGTGCTCGCCGAATACGAAAAGGCCGAGGACGTGACGAAAAAACGCATGCTCTACGAAACCTTTGAAGACATACTGAGCAAGCCCGGCATGGAAAAGCTGGTGCTTCCGTCCGATACCGGCAGCCGTGTGCTTCCCCTGCTGCCGCTCGACAGCTGGAAAGGCGGCGACGCGGCAAAGGGAGGTACGCAGAAATGA
- the hflC gene encoding protease modulator HflC, translating to MKAVKPFFFVILFMVVMLGLQQSLFIVNQTQQALVIQLGHPLDKVYGPGLHVKLPFVQKVVYFEARILDYDARPAEALTSDLKSIVLDNYARWKIVDPLRFYRTMRTEHNAQARLDAVIYSQIRAHIGRHTLTQVVADERTSIMESVTEKASQQMKEFGIEIVDVRIKRTDLPAENQRAIFDRMRAERERQATQYRSEGAEESTKIRSGADKERAVILAEANKKAQVLRGQGDAEAARIYAEAFSRSPEFYSFQRGLEALRKSLGENTRMVLTPDSPLLQPIK from the coding sequence ATGAAAGCCGTAAAGCCCTTCTTTTTTGTGATTCTTTTCATGGTTGTGATGCTGGGCCTGCAGCAGAGCCTGTTCATCGTGAATCAGACGCAGCAGGCGCTGGTCATTCAGCTCGGTCATCCTCTGGACAAGGTCTATGGGCCCGGTCTGCACGTCAAGCTTCCCTTCGTGCAGAAGGTGGTGTACTTCGAGGCCCGCATTCTGGATTATGACGCCCGTCCGGCTGAAGCCCTCACGAGCGATTTGAAATCCATCGTGCTCGACAACTACGCCCGCTGGAAAATCGTCGATCCGCTGCGCTTCTACCGCACCATGCGCACGGAACACAACGCGCAGGCCCGTCTCGACGCGGTCATCTATTCACAGATACGCGCGCACATCGGCCGTCACACGCTCACGCAGGTCGTGGCCGACGAACGCACGTCCATCATGGAGTCGGTGACGGAAAAGGCTTCGCAGCAGATGAAGGAATTCGGCATTGAGATCGTGGACGTGCGCATCAAGCGCACCGACCTGCCCGCCGAAAACCAGCGCGCCATTTTCGACCGCATGCGCGCGGAACGCGAACGTCAGGCCACGCAGTACCGTTCGGAAGGCGCGGAGGAATCCACCAAGATCCGTTCCGGCGCCGACAAGGAACGCGCCGTCATTCTTGCCGAGGCCAACAAGAAGGCACAGGTGCTCCGTGGTCAGGGCGACGCCGAGGCGGCCCGCATCTATGCCGAAGCCTTCTCGCGTTCTCCGGAATTCTATTCCTTCCAGCGCGGTCTGGAAGCGCTCCGCAAGTCTCTCGGAGAAAACACCCGCATGGTTCTCACGCCCGACAGTCCTCTGCTTCAGCCCATCAAGTAG